TAGTTAGGTTATATACGacaccctataatgtaccgttatatagAGATATCTTATAACGACGTACAGAAGTACCGAGGTTacagcccggggggggggggggcactttaggaatttctgggtggggatgtgccgctaagactctggaacccttagcctataccagagctaatttcagctggattttactaccctatactagagttaactccctaaatcactcctgaattccgatttttgacagtaaataatatccagtagcgctatatgatagtcatgtatcaacgctgttgaagccgAGTCGTGAAAAtctaaacttgccgatttcatttgtttatatttttgacaagcaattcccggtttccttagtctagataacatcttcaaccaactggtcagtttcctgaaaaatgataccctattctagacccaaacgctccgatttatataccctatgctagagtaaactccttgaaaaccatacccttcacagcggcacatacctatatggcccatatatggcagtacccccccagGGGTTACAGAAATTACAGAGTTACTGAAGTAAGAGAGTTACATAAGTAACAGAGTTACAGAAGTAACCAGGAGGTTCAGAACTAATGAGACTCAAACAAGTGAACTAGAGGTTCGGAACTTACTCCTGAAATAAAGCTTCAGGACGTTTTGTTCAATCTTACACCACCTAATACCCCAACTGTGATCAAAAATGTGGGCGACTATGGGcttgattacatggtgaatttcagcccgggctgaaatttcgctccacccaccgggctgaaatattgttgcgattacatgctcaatttcagcccgggcgcaaaacgccaatttccgtgagaaagtttactgcgGTGCGAAAACAacagatacgcatgctcgcgctccttttcagcccgggctgaaaaaataatAGCGATTACaaggatttttcagcccgtttgggcgggctgaaaatccttgcccggtttgagaataccgggctaggattttcagcccagGATGAATTGcaccccgggctgaatccctctccatgtaatcgacaacttggttttcagaggatttgtttcagaagccggtctgaaatttcagcctgggatgaaactcaccatgtaatcgggccctataTGGAATACTGGCACGAGGTCTATACCTTGTTTGCTTAAATCATGTCAACTGAGTTTTGGTGACTACGAAAATAGCACAAGTAAaagcacaatttaaaatttactaGAATCTTAAATGAAGGCTGGTTCTTCAGTTGTATGTGACTGATTTTGATAAACCCCATTTACCCCTTTCCCTGTCATTTACAGATTTTAcactgtctaacaccagacaattttactcctcaatggggaaccccttgggagttaaagggttaagcCTTTCACCTAAATTAAACATGTATTGTTGGTGTGAATGGGGCATAagacaaaagaaattaaaagggTAAACCTGGTACAACAAATTTAGAACCAGGAAAAAATGTGAACCacaatatatattttataattttaattataTAATGTTCaagtttaaaaattgcaatagtaCTTTGACATCAAATCATTCACTCGTTCTAAATTAATTGGCTGAGAAATTTTAATCTGGCCTCCTAGAAGTAATGAGCAACGATCCATGGGCTTCTGGGTAGCTTCAGATAGTTGTTGTCatcttttttaaaaatgtacaagtaaaatattttttatttcccaCATATTGTCTGTATTGATCTATTTCATTACTTCGAAGCAGGAGAACTCTACAATAAGAAGTtccacttttattttttttaagaagcAGCCATTAGAGTATACAATACTGCTATTGAAGATTGTCTTTTGCAGAATCCGTATACTGTTGTTAAAAacgttttaattttctttaccTCCTTTAAAACTGTTTGCCAAGCAGTTTCATTTTACAGCACCACTATGTTACGGAGCAATCATTTTCCATAGCATTTTCCTAGAAACGTGGTTTTTGTAAGGAAAGTTTTCTCCATTTGCAATTATTTACCAACAGTAGCTGCttaacttcagaatacccggccactgAAATATAAAGTAGTAGCCCTCAAGTGTTCTTACTACACAATAActaacaaatattaaaaatagaaaacaataaaCGGAGAAAACAGTAAATGGCATGTTGTGAGAATCATGTCTGGTGTCAGGGATGGGACTTGGTGGTTGTGGTAGCTTTTAAAAATGCTGTTATATAACAATATCACAAAGACATCAAATGAGTGCACACACTCAAGACTTCACTGGTGCTTGGAAAGAATCAACTTGCTGAGTTGCATCCTGACCATTATGCCTGCCATCTTTTCTGTGAATTCTTTCCCAAGGTGAAACAGTGTAATCTTCAATATAGCATTTTGAAATGATCTTTACTAGATGGTATGTGTGGCTGTCATTGATAGCAGTAATCCACCTTGTGTTCATCAAGCTCTCTGAAAATCCTGGACAGCGTGATGTTTGTCAACACAGAGGTTGCAATGGCATCTCAGATGCCTTTACCTTAAAATTTATCAAATAGTTTCCGTAAATGATTGttactaaattttaaaaaaatcgccaaaatttttaattaaaattatctCTTAGGATACATTTTATGCAAAACAGATTTAGCATAGAATTCACACAGTCTTGTGTATAGAGCTTTAACAtgagaaagaaaattaaaattaattacatttACTAGCTAAATGTTATAAAGTCTGTTCTGTTCAAACAACATTGGCTGATCTTATCATGGTATACACATACAATGTCGCATTGTCAAGACCAGCTTTGGGATAAGACAGTGCTTAAGTTTAGACAAAGCATCAACTGTGTTATATTGCTACTGTTAAGAAGTGACTTAATCGATCTTAAGGAATATGCTCCCATCAACCTTGAATAAGTTGGAATTCTTGTAAAGAAGAACCATATACTGATATAATTTATCTGCCATTACCAGTCAATTAAGTAGTCCAAATTGGAACGACTTGTTTGATTATAATATAATTTAAATGGCACATATAGCTACATAAAACTCACatgaaaataatacaaaagGTTATAACATGTCTGAGGTAATGGAATTAATGTCTTCCCACAGCAAAATGATGTGTAGTTCTTCCTCTTCAGATATTTTACCACTGTCTTCACTTTAACCCCCAAACAACGAGGATTCTGCTGGGATGCCTTTAACTTTCTTTCCAGTTGCTGAATTTGCTGAGAACTTTTGTCCAGCTTTGTCTTGAGTTTTCGTGCCATGTCCCTGATTTCATAGACATGGTCACTAGTAAACACCTGATCATCACAAATTTTTTTGGGACTTAGCTCATCAATGCCTACTACAGGTGTGTCGCCAGAGCATCTTTCAAATGGGTTCTTAAATTTTGTAGCACTttacataaataaaaaattattgagaTGTTTGGATGACATAATTGCCATCCAACTAGCTTTTCTAATTCTTACCATTGGGTCAAGGGCaatattcttcattttagccAAATTACTATTCAACTGATCAATTTGGCAGTCTTTCTTTGTACTGTTCTCTTTCAATTCATCAATTTGTGTCATAAATTCCTCTTCTTCaacttcaagagaaaaacaTGCATTATGGGAAAACGCGTCCACCTTTAAACAGTtgaatagtaataattataaacacAATATCTTGAATATCGGCAAtaacaaatcaaacaaaaacattgttttcGGTGCACTAAGGCAGTGTTACACAGTCTCAGCTCTGTAAAAGCCTTTCTCCAATTCTTACCGTTGTTGCGCCTGTATGCAAATTGTTTCTCACTTTTCTGCCATCATTTTCTCAATCACTCGCTGCTGATCCATATCACTGTTTGTGTCCCTCAGCAACGAGTCTTTCAAATGCTGCAGCTCCTCAGAATGGCTGGACCTGTGTTCTTTTCTGAAAGTTAAAAACAACCAATAATATTATACATTCACTAAGTCTAGTTGAAAACCAGAGTTGACAACACGTATTTGACCTTGTCAGAGGAACTAAGAAACTCGGAAAGGCCTTAAAAAGATAGCTGAATTGGTTCATTCAAAAGCTGCCCCACAACCTCCTGGCCATTTAAGCATTACCACAGTCAAGGGTAAAAGAAAGTGCAGTTGTAAATAGCAAAGGAACAATTGACGAGTTTGTTGAGAATGCCATCTTCAACAGCCAAAGTCAGCATTTACAAGAGCATCCCGGGTGTATAAGTTCTAacaggaggggggtgaataggtctacggatcggcggatttggtaaatattttagcccggattgtggattcagagcgaaattttaacggatctgcggatcctatgatcacagcggatcgcggttttatccagattatgggcccggattttggattttggttgttaggaagttcggatcgtggatctcaacgtcgccctggaaagctcagtttctctttcttatgtgcCGACGTcgcgcagtggagaaaatgactagaaatagtaacgcacATATGCGTGACGGGTTCGTGTTGGCGGAatcggatttagttgattttttgagcggatcgacggattcggccattaattttagcggatcggcggatttacatacccctattcacccccctctaaCAGAAAAGAATTTATAGa
This genomic window from Acropora muricata isolate sample 2 chromosome 2, ASM3666990v1, whole genome shotgun sequence contains:
- the LOC136895766 gene encoding uncharacterized protein, coding for MQNSSYNFGQRLREGRHINKSLLALGSVIAKLSEGERKEHRSSHSEELQHLKDSLLRDTNSDMDQQRVIEKMMAEK